The sequence CGAGAGGCTCTAGATCAATGGTCGTCGCGATCGATCGAACCGAACCGTCCACGAACGCAAAATTTAGTTGGTTCGGATGATTGCTGCCCCAACTGCGTTGACAAGGTGCTTTTCCCGTCTGTGACGCGGCCAACGCGCACCTGTCGTAATCCCCCCACAGCGTTCGTTCTTCGATCGTCACAGCCGAAAGGCTGTAGTACCGATAGGAATAAGCCCAAAGCGTGTGCATCCCTGGATTGCTGCGACTGATCGATTCGCCGATCATCACCGTCCAGGACGTGCCATCCGTGATTTTTTTAATCGGTTCAGGCGTGAGTCGAGCAGAACCTTCGATGACGGCGTGGAGTACTCCGCGATGATTGCTCGAGTAAAGATTGGCATGCGCCTCATTGTCGAGAAAATAGTCGCCTTTGCTAAATCCACTGACGCCCCGATACGAGCCGACCGAATAGAGCAATTTCGGCGTCGCGACAGGAGCGATAGGACCGGCCGATGGAGCGATTCGTTGCCCGATCCATTCATCGCCGGGGCAACTATAGATCGACACGAAGGTCGTCCGAGTCCCTTCGTTCTCCGGCGATTCGTTGTATAAATCGTCGCGATATTGGGCCGATGCCGGCTGCTCTTCGAGAAACGGAAGAATAAAAATCGCCCAATTTTTTCCCTCCCGAGATTTTCCTTCTAAGCAAACCCCTTCTTTTCGAATTTCAATGCCGGGTGGAAACGATTTGCGAGCGTGATGATAATGATTCAGCCCTAATGCAATCTGGCGCAGGCGACTTTTGCAATCGAGTCGCCGTGCCGACTCACGGGCCGCTTGAACTGCGGTCATCATCAGGGCCAGTAGCAATCCGATGATGGCCATCACGACGAGCAATTCGATCATTGTCAGGCCAGACGCTTTCGGTACGACGAATCGGTTCCGAATGGCGATGGATTTTGTTATCCTAGGGATCATGGCCAGCGCGATTGATGCAAGCGACAGCGAGAGTGTTTGACCTTGGATACGCCGGGAAATGTTTTCGCCAAGATCGCAATTTGGCTCAGTGTACCAGGTTCGACATACGTCTGTCACCGCGCCCAGAAAAACTTCCAGAGACAATCGCTTTTTCAGAATGGCTCACTCCCACCGGGCCTACCAGCCTGGAAGAAGCGGGAAACGGACGAAAACGGGCCGATTTATCGGCCATACCCGGCTTGGTCGCGTATCGATTATTCCAGAACAAGGCACCAATCAACTCAATCCATCGATGATGCACACTTTCTACTTGTTAGTCTGGGCGAGCATCGCGCTGCTCGCGACCTTCTCAAACTTGCAACCCGCCATGGCAGAGGACGCCAAGGTGCTGCGCGTCGGCATCATTGGATGCGATACGTCGCATGTTCCCGCGTTCACGGAGATAATCAATCGCGGCAACAGTGACGTACCAGGATTAAAGGTGGTGGCCGCCTATCCCGGCGGGAGCGATGATATACCCTCTAGTATCGATCGCGTTCCGGAATTTACCAAGCAATTGAAAGCTCACGGCGTACAGATCGTCGATTCCGTCGATGCGCTACTTCCACAGGTGGACGTGGTATTGCTCGAAAGCCAGGATGGTCGAATCCATCTGGAGCAGGTTCGTTCGGTGTTCGCCGCCAAAAAGCCCGTGTTTATCGATAAGCCGTTGGCAGCGACGTTGGCCGATTGCGTTGAAATTTTTCGCTTGGCCGAGCAGCAGCGCGTCCCCTGCTTTTCCGCCTCATCTTTGCGCTATGCGGCGACCGTCACGGAATTGAAAAATAATCCTCAGTTCAAAATTGTTCTGGGCTGCAGCGTTCACGCGCCCTGCAAGCTGGAGCCGCATCATCCCGATCTGTTTTGGTATGGCGTACATGGCGTCGAAACGCTGTTTACCATCATGGGCACTGGCTGCGAAACCGTCTCGCGAACGCACACCGAGGGAACCGACGTCGTCGTGGGAGTTTGGAAAGATGGCCGCATTGGCACATTTCGCGGCCTGCGCGACGGCAAGCTCGATTATGGCATGACGGTGTATGGCGAGCATGAAAATATCGCAGTGGAGATCAAGCACAGCTATCAACCGCTTGTCGAAAAAATCGCGAAATTCTACGTGACACATCACCCCCCTGTCAGCGCAGCCGAAACACTCGAGATTTTCGCTTTCATGGAAGCTGCCGACGAAAGCAAACGCCAAGGCGGGGTTCCGGTGAAGCTGGGCGACGTGCTCAGCCGCGCGAAAAGCCAAGCTCGCTAGCAAATATCGGGCCTGAGCAATTCAGCACGCGATCGCTTGCACGATCCATCCGTTCGCGATCACATCTTTCGCAGCGGACAGGATTTCGATATGATCGTCGCTCGCAAATACTGCGATGGCAGCAGTCGCAATCCCAGCGTTCACCGCCAGGGAGCATACCGCCGCAGGCCCCATGCAAGCGCGCCTCTAGGCTGGAATGTTTCAATTCTCTCAGTTTGTAGAATCATCCTACGGAGTTCCACCAATCATGTCCGACGAAAACGTTCATGTCCATTGGCACGAGCACAGTGTTTCTCGCGAAGAGCGCGAACAGCTTAACAAGCACAAAGGCTGTGTGGTTTGGTTTACCGGCCTGAGCGCCTGCGGCAAGAGCACCGTGAGCAATCTGGTCGATCATAAGCTGCATGCCATCGGCTGCCGCAGCTTTGTACTCGACGGCGATAATGTGCGGCACGGTCTCAACGCTTCGCCGGCGCTGCTCAAAGAGCGGCACGGCGAGGAGTTCGCCAAGCGGTTCGGCCTTGGCTTCTCGGCCCAGGATCGCGAAGAAAACATTCGGCGAATTGGGGCGGTAGCAGAGCTGTTTTGCTCGGCAGGGATCGTTGCGCTGACGGCGTTCATCAGCCCCTACCGCCGCGATCGCGATGCCGTGCGGGCAAAGCTGAAGCCGGGTGAATTCATCGAAGTCTTTGTCGACGCGCCGATCGAAGTTTGCGAAAAGCGCGATCCCAAAGGACTTTATAAAAAGGCCCGTGCGGGCGAATTAAAGGGTTTCACGGGCATTGACGATCCGTACGAAGCACCAGCAAACCCAGAACTTACGCTCGATGCGGCAACCAAGAGCGCCGAAACGCTGGCGAACGAAGTCATTGCGTATCTGAAGAAGGCTGGAAAGATAGGGTGATTTTTCGCCTGTTCTGCGACAAATTCGCTCATTTCAGCAATCGTCGTGTCGGCGGCCGAGCCAAGAGTGCTAGCAAGCTGTCATCGTCAAGGCAGCGCAAGAAATCTGCGCAAGGTTTCTTCGGTTCACCATTGACTTTGGCAATCCCACGCGCCTAGAGTGAATTGTCGCAAGGTTCGCACGCCGACCCATTGCCGCCGTCGGACCAAATCCTTGTGAAGAAGCCGTAAGGATGGTCGCCCTTTAGGAAATCGCGCTCCGACATTCGCCCGGGGACAGAATGGTTTCTCCGCCGCCATGCCGGTTCGCCGTGTGAGAGGAATCGCACGCCTTGCAGGAGGAACGAAAATGCTGAACGACATATCTCGGGTAGCGGTAGCTGGCAGCGTTATCGTCGCGACAAACCAGAGTGAACAACAACTTCGCAGCTTGGCCCGTATCAAGCGTGCGATCCGCCGGAAGACCAACGGCGGCGTGCAAGAGCTTTCGGTTCAATTGCGCGGAGCCACTTTCGTGCTGGGGGGGCAATGTTCAAGCTTCTATTGCAAGCAAGTCGCTCAGGAAGCGGCGATGAGCTTTTTGAAAGAGAGTGGAGAAGCGATCAAGAATGAAATCGAGGTTCGGCCGCCGCATTAAATCAAGCGCCCCATAAGACGGCGCAACCATCCCCAGGCAGTAAGGGTGGCGTCGTCGCG comes from Pirellulales bacterium and encodes:
- a CDS encoding DUF1559 domain-containing protein: MIELLVVMAIIGLLLALMMTAVQAARESARRLDCKSRLRQIALGLNHYHHARKSFPPGIEIRKEGVCLEGKSREGKNWAIFILPFLEEQPASAQYRDDLYNESPENEGTRTTFVSIYSCPGDEWIGQRIAPSAGPIAPVATPKLLYSVGSYRGVSGFSKGDYFLDNEAHANLYSSNHRGVLHAVIEGSARLTPEPIKKITDGTSWTVMIGESISRSNPGMHTLWAYSYRYYSLSAVTIEERTLWGDYDRCALAASQTGKAPCQRSWGSNHPNQLNFAFVDGSVRSIATTIDLEPLAQMATIAGQELPTQSD
- a CDS encoding Gfo/Idh/MocA family oxidoreductase, with the protein product MHTFYLLVWASIALLATFSNLQPAMAEDAKVLRVGIIGCDTSHVPAFTEIINRGNSDVPGLKVVAAYPGGSDDIPSSIDRVPEFTKQLKAHGVQIVDSVDALLPQVDVVLLESQDGRIHLEQVRSVFAAKKPVFIDKPLAATLADCVEIFRLAEQQRVPCFSASSLRYAATVTELKNNPQFKIVLGCSVHAPCKLEPHHPDLFWYGVHGVETLFTIMGTGCETVSRTHTEGTDVVVGVWKDGRIGTFRGLRDGKLDYGMTVYGEHENIAVEIKHSYQPLVEKIAKFYVTHHPPVSAAETLEIFAFMEAADESKRQGGVPVKLGDVLSRAKSQAR
- the cysC gene encoding adenylyl-sulfate kinase; this translates as MSDENVHVHWHEHSVSREEREQLNKHKGCVVWFTGLSACGKSTVSNLVDHKLHAIGCRSFVLDGDNVRHGLNASPALLKERHGEEFAKRFGLGFSAQDREENIRRIGAVAELFCSAGIVALTAFISPYRRDRDAVRAKLKPGEFIEVFVDAPIEVCEKRDPKGLYKKARAGELKGFTGIDDPYEAPANPELTLDAATKSAETLANEVIAYLKKAGKIG